A stretch of Aedes aegypti strain LVP_AGWG chromosome 2, AaegL5.0 Primary Assembly, whole genome shotgun sequence DNA encodes these proteins:
- the LOC5566808 gene encoding sorting nexin-2 gives MENNGTSEEQLQQADQQQQPPLFDNVDITSPDDENENDIFESAIQEPLSPVLEDVPTDEAGDAFIEISVSDPQKVGDGMGSYLAYKVSTKTNILKFKKRQFFTMRRFSDFLGLHDLLVSKYLRLGRIIPPAPEKNIIGTTKVKMGSQPHSDPGTGINLEWVENRRASLERFLNRVAQHPFLCQDTDFVNFLESDQELPRAVNTAALSGAGVMRLFNKVGETVNKITYKMDETDPWFNDKINEVENIDAHMQKLHSAIKALVTHRRELATLTGGVAKSAALLSTCEEHTGLSQALSQLADVEEKVELLRSEQANSDLYILCETIKDYIGLFGAIKDVFHERVKVFQNWQHAQMQLTKKRENKAKLELQERRDKLDFAQKEVEEWEGKVQRCQKEFDNISSEIKKEMERFELARARDFKSTIIKYLEDQMAHQQQQMKYWEAIVPVAKEIA, from the exons ATGGAGAACAACGGAACCAGTGAAGAACAGCTGCAGCAAGCGGACCAACAGCAGCAGCCTCCACTCTTCGATAATGTGGATATCACATCGCCGGACGACGAGAACGAGAACGATATCTTCGAGTCCGCTATTCAG GAACCACTTTCACCCGTGTTGGAGGATGTCCCAACGGACGAGGCAGGCGATGCATTCATCGAAATCTCTGTTTCCGATCCGCAAAAAGTCGGCGATGGTATGGGATCGTATCTTGCCTACAA AGTTTCCACGAAAACCAACATActaaaattcaagaagcgcCAATTCTTCACGATGCGTCGCTTTAGTGATTTCCTTGGGCTGCACGATCTGTTGGTGAGTAAGTACCTTCGATTGGGACGCATCATTCCGCCGGCGCCAGAGAAGAACATCATCGGCACCACCAAAGTTAAAATGGGTAGCCAACCGCATAGTGATCCGGGTACTGGAATCAATTTAGAATGGGTAGAAAACCGGCGAGCTTCGTTGGAACGGTTTTTGAACCGAGTGGCCCAACATCCGTTCCTGTGTCAGGATACGGActttgtaaattttctcgaaaGCGACCAAGAATTGCCACGTGCCGTCAATACCGCTGCACTGAGCGGGGCTGGCGTCATGCGCTTGTTCAATAAAGTTGGTGAAACGGTCAACAAAATCACCTACAAGATGGATGAAACCGATCCGTGGTTCAACGATAAAATCAACGAAGTAGAAAATATTGATGCACATATGCAAAAGTTGCACTCGGCCATCAAGGCGCTGGTTACCCATCGACGAGAGCTGGCAACCTTGACGGGAGGTGTGGCGAAATCAGCGGCTTTGTTGAGTACTTGCGAGGAGCATACTGGACTTTCGCAAGCTCTTTCCCAGTTGgctgatgttgaggagaaagtGGAACTCCTGCGATCTGAACAAGCCAATTCCGACTTATACATTCTTTGCGAGACTATCAAGGACTACATTGGACTGTTTGGCGCTATCAAGGACGTATTTCATGAACGAGTAAAGGTATTTCAGAACTGGCAGCATGCACAGATGCAACTGACGAAAAAGCGAGAAAATAAGGCCAAGTTGGAACTCCAAGAACGGAGGGACAAATTGGACTTTGCACAGAAAGAAGTGGAAGAG TGGGAGGGCAAAGTACAACGCTGTCAAAAGGAGTTCGATAACATTTCCAGCGAGATCAAAAAGGAGATGGAGCGCTTTGAATTGGCTCGTGCGCGCGACTTCAAATCGACGATCATCAAATATCTGGAAGACCAGATGGCACATCAGCAGCAG